AGGGCACTGGGAGGAGAGTACAGCGGATCTGGAGGAAGAGGAGTTTCTTGTTAGATTCTGCACGTCCTTTATAGCCATCATCCATAACTAACATTAGCTGCTAACTTTCATCCTACATTCATCTAATGAATCTCACGCACAGATGCAGATCTTTTACATGCAGCATCAGTGTCGGCATCAGTGGGGGCAGTCAAAAAGCAGGTCTTTAAAATACTCAGAAGCTACTTGTTCTCCTGAGCATAAAGTCTCATGAAATCATAAAATCAGACCGGCAACCCATCTCATCTGaggcactttctctctctctctctctctctctcacacacacacacacctgttctaACTAAAGCCTTAAGCTTTCAGTGGTTGACAAGTTACTGTCGGTCTACACTGGTCCTCTGACAGCCGCAGGTGGAACCTGGAGTGCTCATCCAGTCTCAGTTACCACAAACTTCAACTCCTAGCCTAAGAAGCTCTGTGTTCAACTTCACCGGCTGCTATCACCAAAGGCTGGCCAAGGTTCCAGAAAACCTTCTTTTGGGACTCAACCATAATGACCGAGGGAAGTTCTTATTCTAAACTTGGCCCCAACATCCCAAAGCTGCCCACAGACTCACCTGTACAATTCGGTCCCGACAACAAAAACGTGTCATGTGACAAGTTGCTGTTACAACCCGTGTTTGAACTGACTCCCTTACCAGATTCCCATGATAGAAAGGGTGTCTTCAGAGGGCTAGGGGGGCCCAGGTGCAGCAGCTtctccagccctctctcttcATTCAGGGTCATGAGCGGCACGCCATTCAAGGGGAGACGTGAGATCTGGTGCTCCTCAGGCAGGTCAAAACTCTCAAAGTCTGCCACAAAGGGAAGCCAAGCATGGGGTAGTGCTCCCTGGGCCAGGGAAGTACATCCAGTCAGCCTATTCTCTGCCACTATTCGCCATTTAGAAAAATAGACcctaggggctggcaagatggctcagtgggtaagagcacccgactgctcttccaaaggtcccgagttcaaatcccagcaaccacatggtggctcacaaccatccctaacgagatctgactcccgcttctggagtgtctgaagtcagctacagtgtacttacatataataaataaaatagataaataaatttaaaaaaatagaaaatagagcCAACTTAACAAAAGCCAGTTAGATAATAAAGTTACTGCCCCAATGTAACTATTACTTTTGCCAAACTTGAGGGAAAAGTGTNNNNNNNNNNNNNNNNNNNNNNNNNNNNNNNNNNNNNNNNNNNNNNNNNNNNNNNNNNNNNNNNNNNNNNNNNNNNNNNNNNNNNNNNNNNNNNNNNNNNNNNNNNNNNNNNNNNNNNNNNNNNNNNNNNNNNNNNNNNNNNNNNcctcaaactcagaaatctgcttgcctctgcctcccaagtgctgggattaaaggcgtgcgccaccactgcccaaaaAAGTGTAATTTTAACAGTCCAGACCTTAAACAGTCTCTTAATAGGTTCTGGGAAGTATCATGGCGGGATGTGGCTATCATCTGAGCatgggagagggtgagagaggagCAACATCACTGTGAGTTCAACACTGAACTACAGAGCAGCTTCCCATTCCCTGTCAGAGATTCTGCAATGAGAACCTCTGCACACCAGAAAACATGACAAGCGTGCCGATGTCGCAGAAAATGGATTTACAGTGATCTGAGCTGCAAGCCAAgcctggggttttgtttttgttttttcctggaagGCAGTTTTCATCTGAAAGTTGAAAGTTACTTTATacttggccttttcttttttggtttatttcagaaagggtctctctacatagccctggctggccttgaactcaagagatctgtctgcctctccctgggactaaaggcatgcatgtCCAAGCGCAGCTATACTTGGCCCTTACTGATGGCATAAGAGGGGATATCAAGCAATGCACCGTCATGGTTGCACCACAAGAcacaaaatgtttcaatattTGGGTATCtacatcttttcttttgagaaagggtccttctacatagccctgtctgtcctggaacttgctctgtaaatcaggttggccttgaactcacacaatgatgaccttgaacttctaacttTTTCCTCAACATCTTTGTTCCCTTTCTCCCCCATGACAGAAGGTGATGCTCTGGCAAGTGAGTCCCCCAGAACGAGTCTATGTATTCAAAGTAAGTCAGGTTCAGACAGTCTCAGACTCTAGGGCTACACGTTAGAGTCGCACGGAGTTAGAGTCTAAGAGAAACCTCAAACTGAGGGCCTGCCCATCGTGCCAAAGACATTGTTACCTAGAGGATTGAAAGGGAAGAACTTTTCTATTTCTGGGTAGGCATCATCAGGAGCAGGAACCGAACTTTGTGTCTTAGTAGACTTCTCGGTGATCTAGAAAAACCCAAGAGAACAAGCACTGTGAGAATGCAGTCTCACCCACCTGCAAGGTAGCTTGAGGTTGGACAGCCTCTTCCAATGATGACATCACTACTTCAAATTTGTTCATTCTGTGCTGTCTTCTAAGAAGTCACAGTCCTTAGTTTTCAGGATTCAGTGTAAAGgtaaggagaaaactgactcctggaagttgtcctctgactctgaTATGCATACCATCACACGCACCGGCCCtgtcctgccacacacacacacacacacacacacacaaagcagacgGGAAGACGGCTCCGTGGTTccaagcacttgctgctcttacagaacttaggttcagttcccagtacacacagggtggctcacaactatctgtaactccagtccagaTGAAGCAACATCTCATGTCTTCCTCAGGCACGTGGCACACTtacatactgtgatggtttgtatatgcttgtcccagggagtgacaatattaggaggtgtggcctcattgaaATATGTGTATCACTAAggacatgggctttaatacccttgtcctcgctgccttcagatgaagatgtagaactctcagcgcctcctgcaccatgcctgcctgtacatTACCAAGCTTCCCACattgataatgggctgaacctctgaacctgtaagccagccccaattcatattgtccttataagagttgccttggtcatggtgtttgttcatagcagtaaaaccctaaccaataCATATACCATACAGGCAAAcatccaaatacataaaataaaagtattcttTAAGTCAGACCTCTTAGCACCTGTCCACATATATTATCAAGAATCCCGAGCAGGGTTAATTCAGAGCTAATCAACTCAACTGTTCAAACCTAACAGTGGACAAAACAGGCTTGAGGCACCCCAGAATAGGGGCTAATCCTGGAAGTCAATTTGACCTTATAAAAGTGTCATTTTTCTGCCACTAATTATTTACTTGGTTAATACTAACAAGTTTGTGTTCCTTAAGAAGCAGCAGAACCTAAAACATCCAAAGAATTACCAGGCAGACAATCAATAGCAGCAGGTCAAAACAGAAGCCTGGGCACTCTTGATCCTATCcgatctgtgtgtatgtatgccagaGTGGGggcatgtagttcaggctagcctccagcCAACCCCTcctccagcttcagcctcccaagtgctgggattgcaggtgcttATCAAGCCCAGCTAAGTACTTCACACATCTGTCACATGGCCTCTAACCAACTGCTTCCTGGTACTAGTTAAGAACAGCTGAGGCAGAATCAGGGTTAGCTATTCCTAAAAGCTGCGATCTCAAGATGTTGAGCAACTGGAAGTACCAGCCTGAtatttctctgtgagtttgtggacCTCTCTTTACCTCCTACTGAGGGGAAGAAAGGCAGATGGGAAGTAAGTTTTTAAGCATCAGAAGTGCTACAGTGGGGCTtaggatggctcagaggttaaaagcacttgctgttcttccaaaggagtCAGactcaattccaagcacccagagccctcttctggcctccttatgTAACTGCACACATGCAGTATTCATCTACTGCTACgtatacatgaataaaaataagaataaactttttttaagtgccaacacatgtacaaatattcatattcatagCCCGCACTCACCTTTTTCCCAGTCAAGGTTGGCTGTTTTAGTTGGAGGGGTTTACCAGTCTTCACAGGCTTTTCGGCAACTCTGTTGACTGTCCCCAAAGCCTTTCTGCTGGCTTTAGGCAAGGCTGGAGCATTGAACACTTTGCCGACTCGAGGCGTTGAAGCCTGCAATTTCCCATCTAAGGCCTTGACTGTTGAAAAAAGgataatcataaaaaaaaaaaaaatcacagactcAGTGGGTAAATAAAGGAGCTTTCGGCTAAACCAgacaacctgaattcagtccccagaacccacacagtatAAGGAGAACCAATttccacaggttgtcctctgacctccacaggcacaccaCAGCACGAGTGtgaacccacacatacacaaataaaggTAATAAATGTATTGCTCTTAAAGATTAGGCCATACAACTTAATTCTTACCCACAAACCTGTGCCTCATTTGGGGCAGTGACTTAGCACTCTTAAATAGCCTCATTAAGACAATAAGTATGAACATAGGCAccatggcgcacgcctttaatcccagaatttaggaggcagaggtaagtggatctcctgagttcaaggccagcctgatctgcatagCAAATCCCAGGCCAGTTAAAGctaagtctcaaaaaataaaaataaaaaaacgaTTTAAGCAGAGCGCCTGGACACTTGACTTAGTAGCATTTGAAAAGCTCCAAGTTCCATTCCCGGCAGTGCATATGCCAGGCACAGTGGCCCATGCCTATAATCACTGCACTGGGCAGGTGGAGtcaaaggatcagaagttcaaggccaccctaggtTACATTGGGAATTATAGGCTGGGACCATTCACAACACCTGTGTATCTCAAGGCAGGCAATACttaccaccagagcccagcttcAACCCATCCTTAGATGCCAAACGGCTGCCGGGTTCTTCATTATCCTTATCAACAAAGATAAGAGTAGCCATTCTGGATTACTCTAAGGGAGAGACCTGAATATTAGGATACTGGCATTGAGGAAGGCTGGAAAAACTACGCAGTAACAGAGACCAAGCTTTACCCAGGGCACCTATGCCCAAAAATGTATAAGTAGCTGGAGAAGTCAACAGGCTTAATCCAGATCCTAAATCTTCACGCCAGGGTCATAAAACACNNNNNNNNNNNNNNNNNNNNNNNNNNNNNNNNNNNNNNNNNNNNNNNNNNNNNNNNNNNNNNNNNNNNNNNNNNNNNNNNNNNNNNNNNNNNNNNNNNNNNNNNNNNNNNNNNNNNNNNNNNNNNNNNNNNNNNNNNNNNNNNNNNNNNNNNNNNNNNNNNNNNNNNNNNNNNNNNNNNNNNNNNNNNNNNNNNNNNNNNNNNNNNNNNNNNNNNNNNNNNNNNNNNNNNNNNNNNNNNNNNNNNNNNNNNNNNNNNNNNNNNNNNNNNNNNNNNNNNNNNNNNNNNNNNNNNNNNNNNNNNNNNNNNNNNNNNNNNNNNNNNNNNNNNNNNNNNNNNNNNNNNNNNNNNNNNNNNNNNNNNNNNNNNNNNNNNNNNNNNNNNNNNNNNNNNNNNNNNNNNNNNNNNNNNNNNNNNNNNNNNNNNNNNNNNNNNNNNNNNNNNNNNNNNNNNNNNNNNNNNNNNNNNNNNNNNNNNNNNNNNNNNNNNNNNNNNNNNNNNNNNNNNNNNNNNNNNNNNNNNNNNNNNNNNNNNNNNNNNNNNNNNNNNNNNNNNNNNNNNNNNNNNNNNNNNNNNNNNNNNNNNNNNNNNNNNNNNNNNNNNNNNNNNNNNNNNNNNNNNNNNNNNNNNNNNNNNNNNNNNNNNNNNNNNNNNNNNNNNNNNNNNNNNNNNNNNNNNNNNNNNNNNNNNNNNNNNNNNNNNNNNNNNNNNNNNNNNNNNNNNNNNNNNNNNNNNNNNNNNNNNNNNNNNNNNNNNNNNNNNNNNNNNNNNNNNNNNNNNNNNNTTGCCACGACATGGACCTGCGAAAAGGTACTCACCCAATAAACGTCTTGTCCCTTTAAATtttaagggctttttttttttttttttttttttttgtggaaacaGGTTTTCACAGGActcagactgtccttgaactcgcTGTGCAATGAATGGTGAATGACTTTTAACTCCTGAGACTGCTTCCGGTCTTCCAAGGACTAGATTAGTGTCTGTGCCACTGCTCCAGGCTCACttttatggttttggcttctttgaaaaAGTCTCTTACTACCCAGTTCAGGCTTTTCGGGAACTCACTAGCCCAGGCCTGCTTCTGactcaagattctcctgcctcagagctCTGATCAGAGTCGCCAGAGTGTATTCTCTAGGGGAACAGGCCTGCACAGTAGATACTGGAGTTTGGGAAAGACTAGTAAGGCATAGTAGTACAAGAGaccaacatatacataaaaacttaACTGAAGAAACCAAGAGGTTTAATCCAGACCTTAAATCTTCAAGTCAAAGTCAGAGGCACTAATCTACTGAGAAGATGGTTTGGGTCTTGGATCGGCCCCCACCAAAACCTATCCAAGACTGGAGAGATTCCTGGGCAGTTACAAGCATTTACTGATCTTGAAGaagaccctggctgtcctgggaatcactatgtagaccaggctggcctggaacttaagacatctgcctgcctttgcctcttaagTAGTAGTTAATTTCTGCTTATTTGGCCGATCCAAGACCCAAACCATCTTCTCAGTAGATTAGTGCCTCTGACTTTGACTTGAAGATTTAAGGTCTGGATTAAACCTCTTGGTTTCTTCAGTtaagtttttatgtatatgttggtCTCTTGTACTACTATGCCTTACTAGTCTTTCCCAAACTCCAGTATCTACTGTGCAGGCCTGTTCCCCTAGAGAATAAAGTTCCTTAGTCTCCTTTGTGTGTTCCTGAAAACATTCTAAAGTTCCATGATTGATACTGGGATACTTGTACTAGGAATTTCACCCATCCCCCTCCTGCTGGACAGACCCTTTCTACAATGGTGGTGACAGCTTGTAAAGTCCTCAGCTCTATGGAGCCCCAGGAGATGCTGATGTGTGACTGGTGAGTGGTAGATCAAgaaagcttgcttgcttgctttcttcttcttcttcttcgtcttcttcttcttcttcttctcttcttcttcttctccttctccttccttttgtttgtttgtagagcatgagtttaatatttttagctgttaatattcaataaacagaataattattttaagatatatttcattgttatgtctctcttctcatttctgattttattaatttggatactgtctctgtgccctctggttagtttggctaagagtttatctatcttgttgattttctcaaagaactagctcctgactttttttgggtttttttggttttttttgtttttgttattttggtttggtttggtttggtttggtttggtttggtttggtttggtttggtttggtttggtttatcgagacagggtttctctgtgtagctctggctgtcctggaactcactttgttgaccagtctggcctcgaactcagaaatccacctgcctctacctcccgagtgctgggattaaaggcgtgcaccaccatgcccggcttctgatttttgttgattatagttctttttgtttctaattgattgatttcgaccctgagtttgattatttcctgccgtctactcctcttgggtgaatttgcttccttttgttctagtgcttttaggtgtgttgtcaagctgctagtgtgtgctctcatcagtttctttttggaggtacccAGAGCTATGAGtcttcctcttaccactgcttgcattatgtcccataagttttggtatgatgtgtcttcattttcattaaattctaaaaagtctttaatttctttattacttccttgaccaagttatcattgagtagagcattgttcagcttccatgggtatgtgtgttttctgttgtttttgttggaatttaagaccagccttagtctgtggtgatctgatagggtgcatggggttatttcagtcttcttgtatctgtggaggcctgttttgtgactaattatatggtcagttttgaagaagataccatgaggtgctgaggagaaggtatattcttttgatttaggatgaaatgttctataaatatctgttaggtccatttggtccataaattctgttagtttcactgtgtctcagtttggtttctgtttccatgatctgtccattgatgaaagtggggtattgaagcctcccactattataGTATGGcatgtgatgtgtgctttgagttttagtaaagtttcttttatgaatgtgggtacccttgcatttggagcatagatattcagtattgagagttcatcttggtagatttttcctttgaccagtatgaagtgtccttccttatcttttttcataacttttggttgaaagttgattttattcgatattagaatggctacaccagctcatttcttgagaccatttccttggaaaattgttttccagccttttactctgaggtagtgtctgcctttgtcatggaggtgtgtttcctgtatgcagcaacatgctgggtcctgtttacgtatccagtctgttagtctatgtctttttattggggaattgagtccattgatgttaagggTTATTAAGGAAATGTGAtttttacttcctgttatttttgttgttagaggtggaattatgtttgcgTGGCTATCtccttttggatttgttgaaagattcctttcttgctttttctagggtatagtttccctcattgtgttggagttttccatctattatcctttggagggctgggtttatggaaagatattgagtaaatttggttttgtcatggaatatcttgtttccttcatctatggtaattgagagttttgctgggtatagtagcctgggctggcatttgtgttctcttagggtctgtatgacatctgcccaggatcctctggctttcatagtctctggtgagaagactggtgtaattctgataggcctgcctttatatgttacttgacctttttcccttactgcttttaatattctttctttgtttagtgcatttgatgttgattactatgtgatgggaggaatttcttttctggtccaaataGACTATTTggacttctgtaggcttcttgtatacacatgggcatctctttctttgggttagggaagttttcttctataattttgttgaagatatttagtggccctttaagttggaaatcttcactctcttctatacctattatccttagatttagtcttctcattgtgccctggatttcttggatgttttgggttaggagcctttagctttttgcgttttctttgactgttgtgtcaatgttttctatggtatcttctgcacctgagattctctcttctctctcttgtattctgttggtgatgcttgtatctatgactcctgatctctttcctagattttctaactccagggttgtctccctttgtgatttctttattgtttctatttccatttttagatcttggatggttttgttcatttcctttgcctgtttgtttgtgctttcctgtaattctttaagggatttttgtgtttcctctttaagggcttctacctgtttacctgtgttcttctgtacttctttaatggagttatttatgtccttcttaaagtcctctatcttcatcatgagaagtgattttagatccgaatcttgcttttctggtgtgatggtgtatccacaACAttctatggtgggagaattgggttctgatgttgccaagtaaccttggtttctgttgcctatgttcttatgcttacctcccatcatctgattatctctagtgctacctgccctcgatatatctgactgaagcctgtcattcctgtgattctggttgtgtcagaactcctcaaagtttagctgtctctgtgatcctgtgattctgggatcctgtgatcctgagatcctgggtgtgtcacaGCTCCAGGGAgttaagctgcctctgggaccctgagatcctgctGTAACCAAGCTCCTGGAATTCTGTTATCCTGGACAtgttagagcgcctgggagtggaacttcctctgggtgttgtggaactAGCTGAGGAGTTCTCACCCAAGGGCTTCTCAGGACACCGGCCAAGATTGGAAGGCAAGAAAGCTTTCTATTAGGAGTAAAATAGCAAAACTTTATATTGCTAGTCAAATCCTCCATCTCATTCTCTGTGATTCTTCCTCTCATTCTAGACACAAAGGGGCACCTTTGTTTCCTCAGCACCAACAGATTCTGCTTAGCTTCGAGATCTTTGCATAATTCTATCCAAAGAGGTTCTTCAAAATGAAGAAGCCAgacatagtgacacacacctttaatctcaacatttggGACACTGAGTCAAAAGGAtgtctgtgagttagaggccagccaggtttacaTATTGAGTTCATGTAGCTATACAAGACCACATGGTGAAATCTtatctccaaaagaaaaagaaggaaatgttcAAAGAGAAGTAGTGGATATAAATCTTGGTTTTGTGAAGTGACATAGACAAACATTTTGGTGCtgataaaatttaagaaatgtatacttattttgaaaagtttcatatatatgtacatatacatagagAGAAATAGGTAACACTATAAAATGCATGACTGCTTTTTACATTTATAATCAAGAATTTCCAAGGCTAAGGCCCAGTTGATAGAGCACTTAGCTAGCATGCTGGCTAAGTGCTTAGCATCCAGTGAGGtggcagacaggaggatcagaggttcaaagtCATTCTGTGCCATGTAgtgacttcaaggtcagcctgagagagcagagagaggaggagcgGGGAGGGGACATGATCTCTACCTTTAAGAAAGGAATTATGATCAGACTTATGTCAAAGcacatttttttccagagagACTTTTTGGGCATGATATTCTTAAGCAGTCTTCTGAGGGCTGAGTATATGGCTGCATGGTCGTGTTTGCCCAACATAAGGAAGGCCCTAACCAGGGTGGGGGAGATATTTagaaactcaaaagaagaaagtagCAAGACTGTTTTCCTAATGTCAACTAGATGACTGTTCATCCAGAGAAAAAAGGAATCAAATCTAAAtttaaagggagagaaaacatTTGAGGAATGGCTTTACAGCCATCAGTCTGCAGCTAAGGGAAATGAGCACGCAATTGTCTACTTTCAACTAAAAAGGGGGTTGGGGAAACCTATAAAGTGAGACGGGGAAACAGCCAATACTGGGTTTAAACACTCGCAGTAGAGTAGAATCAAAAATTAGGAAGAGCAGGAATCTGGGTAGATGCAAGAGCAGTTTGATGTGTGTAATTCCTTTACAGTTGGGGTTGAGAGCTATTCCCTACACAGACATCACATCAGACTGGGATCTGTCTTACTACACTTCCTTAAATCTGTTTGTGCGCAAAGGGATGTCCCTAGTAAATATGTAACTCAAGCTTCCTTTaaattcattcagcaaatatttactgagagCTATGCTAATCATCAAAAGAAAGAGGAGttgaagaataaaaacaacacacGGGGGCCCGCACGCAtggacacaagcacacacgcaccACTTATACCTTTACTGGCCCTTCTATTCCCTGCTCCTTTTATCCCCTCAACCTGTTATTTTCTCTCTGCA
Above is a genomic segment from Mus caroli chromosome 11, CAROLI_EIJ_v1.1, whole genome shotgun sequence containing:
- the Pttg1 gene encoding securin isoform X2, translating into MATLIFVDKDNEEPGSRLASKDGLKLGSGVKALDGKLQASTPRVGKVFNAPALPKASRKALGTVNRVAEKPVKTGKPLQLKQPTLTGKKITEKSTKTQSSVPAPDDAYPEIEKFFPFNPLDFESFDLPEEHQISRLPLNGVPLMTLNEERGLEKLLHLGPPSPLKTPFLSWESDPLYSPPSALSTLDVELPPVCYDADI
- the Pttg1 gene encoding securin isoform X1 translates to MATLIFVDKDNEEPGSRLASKDGLKLGSGVKALDGKLQASTPRVGKVFNAPALPKASRKALGTVNRVAEKPVKTGKPLQLKQPTLTGKKITEKSTKTQSSVPAPDDAYPEIEKFFPFNPLDFESFDLPEEHQISRLPLNGVPLMTLNEERGLEKLLHLGPPSPLKTPFLSWESGKGVSSNTGCNSNLSHDTFLLSGPNCTGESVGSFGMLGPSLE